The Zonotrichia leucophrys gambelii isolate GWCS_2022_RI chromosome 22, RI_Zleu_2.0, whole genome shotgun sequence genome includes the window CCTTCATATAaaattggtaattttttttccatggattaaAATCAAAATCTCAGGTCTCAAGCTCTGTgacaaggtctctgagcccccattctaaaaaccccccaaaattctatTTTCCACCCCGTGACAAACTAAcaattattctacttaaactctttTGACTTTTACTTCTTGGTAAGTGTTTTtcccaagggctaaatcaaaggtacggggtctctgagcccccattttaaaacccccaaaaatcaattttttcaccccatgataaattcattatcattctacttaatCTTTCGTGGCTTGCAGGTCTTCAATAAggtagatattttttttccaatgggttaaaatcaaaatcTCAGGTCTCAAGCTCTGTgacaaggtctctgagcccccattctaaaaaccccccaaaattctatTTTCCACCCCGTGACAAACTAAcaattattctacttaaactcttttgacttgtaattctttgtcattgttttttcttgtgacttgtaattcttggtaattgtttttcccaagggctaaatcaaaaGCAtggggtcttgggctctgtgccagggtctctgagccctcattttaaaaaccccccaaaaaatcaaatttttcaccccatgataaattcattatcattctacttaatCTTTCCTGGCTTGCAGGTCTTCAGTAAGGTTGATAATTTTTTCCaatgggttaaaatcaaaatcTCAGGTCTCAAGCTCTGTGCCACGGTCTCTGAGCCCCCAttttaaaaccccccaaaaaatccattttttcacTCCATGATAAATTCattatcattctacttaaactttcgtGGCTTGCAGGCCTTCATATAaaattggtaattttttttccatggattaaAATCAAAATCTCAGGTCTCAAGCTCTGTgacaaggtctctgagcccccattttaaaacccccaaaaatcccttttttcaccccatgataaattcattatcattctacttaatCTTTCGTGGCTTGCAGGTCTTCAATAAGGTTGATAACTTTTTTCCATGGATTAAAATCAAAATCTCAGGGGTCTCAgagggtctctgagccccctggcaggggtttgagcaaggacagacagacggatGTCCCGAATTCTGAcacaggggtgtccccaaaccccctgggctgagccccctccccattttccatCCAGCAGCCTCTGACCTCCCCTGGGAGCGTCTGCTCTTCCCGCGGATCCAGCGTTCCCGGCTCTCCCTCCAGCATCGTGGTAAGGAGCCCTTCCCACCTCCCCACCTTCCCACCTTCCCAcctcacccccaaatcccccaggtcgggatgggacccccaaatccatccccacTCCCCCCAGCACGGCCTTGGAGGGTGtgaatcccaaattcccaaaaaattcccttctgAACCCCAAATGAAGGCATTTTCCCTTCGTTCCAGGCCAAAATGGACAACGAGGTCCTGGGCTACAAGGACCTTATAAAGAACTCcctaaatttcccaaaaattccctaaatttcccaaaaattcccaaaatggACAACGAGGTCCTGGGCTACAATCCCATGTTTCCCAATCCCATGAGCTCCCAAGGGTCTTGTGAAAAATTCCCtaaatatcccaaaaattcccttctgCACCCCAAATGACTTTTTCCCTTCATTCCAGGCCAAAATGGACAACGAGGTCCTGGGCTACAAGGACCTTATAAAAAACTCcctaaatttcccaaaaattcccaaaatggACAATGAGCTCCTGGGGTACAAGGACCCTGTAAAATACTCCCTGAACTTCTCGAAAATTCCCTTCTGCACCCCAAATTACTTTTTCCCTTCATTCCAGGCCAAAATGGGCAACGAGGTCCTGGGCTACAACCCCATTATTCACAATCCCATGAGTGTCCGTTCCCAACCCATGATCTCCAAGTACCTtacaaaaaattccctaaatttCCCAAAATCTCCCTTCTGCACCCCAAATTTAAGGCgttttcttttcattccagGCCAAAATGGACAACGAGGTCCTGGGCTACAAGGACCTTATAAAAAactcccagaatttcccaaaattccctaaatttcccaaaaattcccaaaatggACAATGAGGTCCTGGGGTACAAGGACCTTATAAAAAACTCcctaaatttcccaaaaattcacttcTGCACCCCAAATTTAAGGCgttttcttttcattccagGCCAAAATGGACAACGAGGTCCTGGGCTACAATCCCATTATTCACAATCCCATGAGTATCCGTTCCCAACCCCATGATCTCCAAGTACCTTACAGAAAATTCcctaaatttcccaaaaattcccctctGACAACCAAATGACTTTTTCCCTTCATTCCAGGCCAAAATGGTCAACAAGGTTCTGGGCTACAATCCCATTATTCACAATCCCATGAGCTCCCAATCTCATGATCTCCACGTACCTTACaaaaaattccttaaatttccccaaaattcccttctgAACCCCAAATGAAggcatttttccttccttccaggCCAAAATGGACAACGAGGTCCTGGGCTACAAGGACCTTATATAAGcctcccaaaatttcccaaaaattcccaaaatggACAATGAGTTCCTGGGGTCCAGGACCCCTTGAAAAATTTcctaaatttcccaaaaattctctTCTGCACCCCAAATTAAAGGCgttttcttttcattccagGCCAAAATGGACAACGAGGTCCTGGGGTACAAGGACCTTATATAAGcctcccaaaatttcccaaaaattcacttctgcaccccaaaccaaggtgttttcccttctttccagGCCAAAATGGACAACGAGGTCCTGGGCTACAAGGACCTTATAAAAAACTCcctaaatttcccaaaaattccctaaatttcccaaaaattcccaaaatggACAATGAGGTTTTGGGGTACAAGGACCTTATAAAAAACTCcctaaatttcccaaaaattcacttcTGCACCCCAAACCAAGGTGTTTTCCCTTCATTCCAGGCCAAAATGGACAACGAGGTCCTGGGCTACAATCCCATTATTCACAATCCCATGAGTATCTGTTCCCAACCCCATGATCTCCGAGTACCTTACAGAAAATTCCCTAAATTTCCCAAAATCTCCCTTCTGCACCCCAAATTAAGGCgttttcttttcattccagCCCAAAATGGACAATGAGGTCCTGGGCTACAAGGACCTTATAAAAAACTCcctaaatttcccaaaaattcccaaaatggACAATGAGGTCCTGGGCTACAAGGACCTTATAAAAAACTCCCTAAATTTCCCAAAAGTCcctaaatttcccaaaaattcccaaaatggACAACGAGGTCCTGGGGTATAAGGACCCTGTAAAATATTCCCTAaacttccccaaaattccttctgCACCCCAAATGAAGGCATTTTCCCTTCGTTCCAGGCCAAAATGGACAACGAGGCCTTGGAGTACAAGGACCTTATAAAGAACTCcctaaatttcccaaaaattccctaaatttcccaaaaattcccaaaatggACAATGAGGTTTTGGGGTACAAGGGCCTTGTAAAAAATTCCCTtatttccccaaaatctcccttcTGCACCCCAAATTTAAGGCGTTTTCCCTTCATTCCAGGCCAAAATGGACAACGAGGTCCTGGGCTACAAGGACCTTATAAAAAACTCcctaaatttcccaaaaattcacttcTGCACCCCAAATTAAGGCgttttcttttcattccagGCCAAAATGGACAACGAGGTCCTGGGCTACAAGGACCTTATAAAAAACTCcctaaatttcccaaaaattcccaaaatggACAATGAGGTCCTGGGCTACAAGGACCTTATATAAAcctcccaaaatttcccaaaaattcacttctgcaccccaaaccaaggtgttttcccttctttccagGCCAAAATGGACAACGAGGTCCTGGGCTACAATCCCATTATTCACAATCCCATGAGTATCCATTCCCAACCCCATGATCTCCAAGTACCTTACAGAAAATTCcctaaatttcccaaaaattcccctctgcaccccaaatGACTTTTTCCCTTCATTCCAGGCCAAAATGGACAACGAGGTCCTGGGCTACAATCCCATTATTCACAATCCATGAGCTCCCAATCTCATGATCTCCAAGTATCTtacaaaaaattccctaaatttCCCAAAATCTCCCTTCTGCACCCCAAATTAAGGCgttttcccttctttccagGCCAAAATGGTCAACAAGGTTCTGGGCTACAATCCCATTATTCACAATCCCATGAGTATCCGTTCCCAACCCCATGATCTCCAAGTACCTTACAGAAAATTCCctaaatttccccaaaattcccctctgcaccccaaatGACTTTTTCCCTTCATTCCAGGCCAAAATGGACAACGAGGTCCTGGGCTACAAGGACCTGGCTGCCATCCCCAAGGACAAAGCCATCCTGGACATCGAACGGCCCGACCTGATGATCTACGAGCCGCACTTCACCTACTCGCTGATGGAGCACGTGGAGCTGCCCCGCAGCCGGGAGGTGAGCGCCAATTCccgggggatttggggtggaatcCCACCTGGAGAGAAGGGGCATCAAGCTGGAATGGAATTCTggaataacaggaaaaaattccagcGGAAAAATAGCTGAAATTGATTAAGATTCGTTGTAATTTGTGACAGTTCATGAGGGTTGTTGAAGTTGTTGAGATTCAGTTAAAACcgtgaaattaaattaaaagtaattaaaaataattaaaaattaagttgaaatcaatgaaaataaaatgaataaaaaatgaaataaaatttaaaaaaattagcaataaagaaaattttattataaataaaataatgttttataattataatatttacTATATTTAGTACTATATTAATACTATACTAATtcattatataatttatattatattacattatattacattatatgcTTACATgattacatttcattttatcatattacattatattatattacatgaCATTTAattgtattatattacattatattaaatatattctttttatattttttagttgttttaaaaataaattaaaataatttataaaattaaaatataatgtattatatcatatcatatcatatatcatataatgctatataatatattattatattatattaaattttattacattatataatttataaaaataaattataatataatgtattatattgCATAATCAATTATAAtatgaattaaaatataatgtattatattacattacatttaattatactgtattatattagattatattatattaattacattatttttatattttataattattttaaaaataaattaaaataaaaataaattaaaattacttcaatCCTTGCTTCTGCAGCGCTCCCTGTCTCCCAAATCCATGTCGCCTCCTCCGTCTCCAGAGGTgagtgctggccctgctgtgtgGGGAGGGGTTGGTGCTGAACCGGGGGGGTCTCTCTGACCCCGATCCCGTTTCCTGCAGGTGATCCGGGAGTGGCTGGAGAGCCGCCCCCCCAGCAGCGCCCCGGTGCCCCCCTCGCGCCAGGGCCCCGCGCCCACCCGCAGCAGCGTCCAGCACTTCCACCGCCCCGGTAACGGAacggccccggccccccaacGGGACCCCGGCACTGCccgggccggccgggctgcCCTGGAGCCTCCTCCCCACACCATCGGCTCCAGTTCCCATAaactcccattcccagccccataaATTCCAATTCCCAACCCCCTGAACTCCCAATCTCATGAGCTCCCACTCCAACCCCATAAATCCCCACTCCCAATTTCATGAGTTCCCACTCCTAtgtgttcccattcccaatctcatgagctcccattcccagccccataaattcccattcccaatctcaTGAGCTCCCACTCCAACCCCATAAATTCCCACTCCCAATTTCATGAATTCCTACTCCTATGTGTTTCCATTCCCACTCCCAACCCCGTGTGTTCCCAACCCCATAAACTCCAATTCCTAATCGCATGACTTCCTATTCCCAACCCCATgagttcccattcccaatcccatgaGCTCCCATTCCTCACCTCACAAATTCCCAATGCCATGAgctcccactcccagccccgTGTGTTCCCAACCCCATAAACTCCAATTCCCATGAgctcccactcccagccccataAATTCCAATTCCCAACCCCCTGAACTCCCAATCTCATGAGCTCCCACTCCAACCCCATAAATTCCCACTCCCAATTTCATGAGTTCCCACTCCTAtgtgttcccattcccaatctcaTGAGCTCCTATTCCCAACCCCATAAACTCCAATTCCCAACCCCCTGAACTCCCAACCTCATGAGCTCCCACTCCAACCCCatgtgtccccaaccccataAACTCCAATTCCTAATCGCATgagttcccattcccaaccccaccAACTCCCACTCCCAACCCCATgagttcccattcccaatcccatgaGCTCCCATTCCCCACCTCACAAATTCCCAATGCCATGAgctcccactcccagccccgTGTGTTCCCAACCCCATAAACTCCAATTCCCATTatctcccattcccagccctatAAATTCCAATTCCCAACCCCCTGAACTCCCAATCTCATGAGCTCCCACTCCATCCCCATAAATTCCCACTCCCAATTTCACGAGTTCCCACTCCTAtgtgttcccattcccaatctcaTGAgctcccattcccaaccccctGAACTCCCAATCTCATGAGCTCCCACTCCAACCCCATAAATTCCCACTCCCAATTTCATGAGTTCCCACTCCTATgtgttcccattcccactcccaacCCCGTGTGTTCCCAACCCCATAAACTCCAATTCCTAATCGCATgagttcccattcccaaccccaccAACTCCCACTCCCAACCCCATgagttcccattcccaatcccatgaGCTCCCATTCCCCACCTCACAAATTCCCAATGCCATGAgctcccactcccagccccgTGTGTTCCCAACCCCATAAACTCCAATTCCCATGAGCTCCCACTCCCAACCCCATAAACTCCAATTCCCAACCCCCTGAACTCCCAATCTCATGAGCTCCCACTCCAACCCCATAAATCCCCACTCCCAATTTCATGAGTTCCCACTCCTATgtgttcccattcccaacctCATGAGctcccaatcccaatcccataaACTCCCACTCCCAACCCCCTGAACTCCCAATCTCATGAGCTCCCACTCCAACCCCatgtgtccccaaccccataAACTCCAATTCCTAATCACATgagttcccattcccaaccccagGTGTTCCCAAACCCATAAATTACCATTCCTAGTCCCATGAGCTCCCAACCCCATGAGTTCCCACTCCCAATCCCATGAGCTCCCATTCCCAACCTCATAAATTCCCACTCCCAATGCCATgagttcccattcccaattccaaGAACTTCCAATTCCCTGAGCTCCCATCTCCTACCCCATGAGATTCCATTCTCAACCCCATGAactcccattcccaacccctaAAATTCCCACTACCAATCCCATGAGTTCCCAATCCCATGGTTCCCAATCCCATgagttcccattcccaaccccctAAATTCCCATTCCAAACCCCATGAGCTCCCAGTCCCAACCCCAGAGTTGCCAATCCCAATGCCATGAactcccattcccacccccatGAGCTCCCAATCCCAACCCAATAAATTCCCGGTCCCATGAGTTCCCATTCCAATGAGTTTGCACTCCCAATCCTGTGAGCTCCCACTCCCAATCTCAACCCCATGAGCTCCCACCCCCATGAgctcccattcccaaccccataAATTCCCACTCCCAATCCCATGAGTTCCCACTCCCCATCCCATGAGTTCCCATTCCAATGAGTTCCCACTCCCAATCCTATGAGCTCCCACTCCCAATCTCAACCCCATGAGCTCCCAATCCCATAAATTCCCACTCCCAACCCCTTGAACTCCCACTCCCAACCCCATAAGTTCACATCCCCAACCCCATGATTTCCAATCCCATAAATTCCCAACCCCATGATTTCCAATCCCATAAATTCCCAACCCCATGAGCTCCCAATCCCATAAATTCCCACTCCCAACCCCTTGAACACCCACTCCCAACCCTGCAAGTTCACATCCCCAACCTCATGAGCTCCCAACCCCTTGAACTCCCACTCCCAACCCCTTGAACTCCCACTCCCAACCCCTTGAACTCCCactcccaaccccaaatccccctttccCCACAGAGACCGACACCACAGAGCTCAACATTTACAAGAAGCCCCCGATCTACCGGCAGAAAGGTGAgtgtggggagggcaggggggtcCATCCCACGGGATGGGGCACCCCGGGAATGCCCCCTCACCCCCGCTGTGCCCCCAGACCACCATTCCAGTGCCCACCACGGGAAGCATCTCATCGAGGACCTGATCATCGAATCCTCCAAATTCCCGGCGGCGCAGCCCCCGGACCCCAACCAGCCCGCCAAGATCGAGACCGACTACTGGCCCTGCCCGCCCTCGCTGGCCGTCGTGGGTAGGTGGCACCAGGGGGCTCTTCCCTCCCGGAGACCCCAGGTGGGGTGGGAATGGCTGGAACGTCCCTTTGTCCCTTTTCCCGCAGAGACGGAGTGGAGGAGGCGGATGGCGTCCAAGAGAggcgaggaggaggatgaggatctGACCGAGGAGATGAAGAACCTGCGGGAGCtccagaggcaggagctgagcaaggtcaggctggggtgggagctctgaggggctgggggtgatggGACCAATCCCAACAGGGGTCCCTTGGTGGCACCGATCCCAACAGGGGTCCCTTGGTGGCACCTCTGGGGGGACACTGGCACCAATCCCAATGAGGATAATTTGGTGGCAGCTTTGAGGGGATGGGGGTGATGGCACTGATCCCAATGGGGGTTCCTTGGTGGCACCTCTGGGGGGGCACTGGCACCAATCCCAATGAGGATCCTTTggtgggagctctgggggcCTGGGGGTGATGGCACCAATCCCAACAGGAGTCCCTTGGTGGCACCTctggggggacacgggcacCGACCCCAATGAGGATAATttggtggcagctctggggggatGGGGGTGATGGCACCAATCCCAATGGGGGTCCCTTGGTGGCACCTCTGAGGGGATGGGGGTGATGGCACCAATCCCAACAGGGGTCCCTTGGTGGCACCTCTGGGGGGACGGGGACACTGGCACCAATCCCAATGAGGATCCTTTGGTGGCAGCTTTGAGGGGATGGGGGTGATGGCACTGATCCCAATGGGGGTTCCTTGGTGGCAcctctgaggggacactggcACCAATCCCAATGAGGATCCTTTGGTGGCAGCTTTGAGGGGATGGGGGTGATGGCACCAATCCCAATGGGGGTCCCTTGGTGGCACCTCTGAGGGGACGCTGGCACCGATCCCAATGAGGATAATTTGGTGGCAGCTTTGAGGGGATGGGGGTGATGGCATTGATCCCAGTGGGGGTCCCTTGGTGGCATCTCTGGGGGCCTGGGGGTGATGGCACCAATCCCAACAGGGGttgggataaaaataaattaaaagtaaatgaaattaaaatgaaatgaatttaaaatcaattaaaattaattcaatccttggtggcagctctgaggggctggggatgaTGGCACTGATGCCAACAGGGATCCCTTGGTGGCACCTCTGGGAGTGATGGCACCAATCCAAATGGAGGTCCCTTGGTGGCAGCTTTGGGGGGACGCTGGCACCAATCCCAACAGGGGttgggataaaaataaaataaattaaattaaattaaaataaaataaattaaaattgattCAATCCTTGGtggcagctctgaggggctgggggtgatggCATCCATCCCAAGAGGGGTCCCTTGGTGGCACCCCTGGGGGGACACTGGCACTGATCCCAATGGGGGTCCCTTGGTGGCAGCTTTGGGGTGACACTGGCATCAATCCCAACAGGGGttgggataaaaataaaataagaataaattaaattaaaataaatttaaaataaattaaaattaattcaatccttggtggcagctctgaggggctggggatgttGGCACCCATCCCAATGAGGGTCCCTTGGTGGcagttttggggggctgggggtgatggCACCGATCCCAACGGGGGTTCCTCGGTTCCCAGGTCACCTCCAACCTCGGGAAGCTGATCCtgaaggaggagatggagaagtCGCTCCCGATCCGGAGGAAAACTCGCTCGCTGCCGGACCGGACGCCTTTCCACACGTGTGAGTGGGATGGTTCTGAACCCCGGCCCTTTCCTCCTCATCTCTGGGCACCTGCGCCCCCCttctgcaccccaaatcctgtctgttcaccccaaatcctgtctgttcaccccaaatcctacctgcacaccccaaatcctgactgTTCACCCCAAATCCTACCTGCACTACCCAAATCCTGTCTgttcaccccaaatcctgcctgcacaccccaaatcctgtctgttcaccccaaatcctgcctgcacaccccaaatcctgtctgttcaccccaaatcctgcctgcACCTCCCAAATCCTGTCTGTTCACCCCAAATCCTACCGGCACCTCCCAAATCCTGTCTgttcaccccaaatcctgcctgcacacctcaaatcctgtctgttcaccccaaatcctgcctgcacacctcaaatcctgtctgttcaccccaaatcctgcctgcACCTCCCAAATCCTGCCTGTACGTCCCAAACCCCACCTGCACATCCCTAATCCCACCTTGCACCCCTGCttatccctgcccatccctcatggtccctgcctgtccctaaATGTCCCTGCCCGTCCCTAAATGTCCCCAAAGGTTCCTAAAagtcccagcccatccctgatCGTCTCTGAGGgtccctgactgtccctgtctgtccctgcctgtccctgtctgtccctaaATGTCCCCAAAGGTTCCTAAAagtcccagcccatccctgatGGTCTCTGCCCATCCGTGTCCAT containing:
- the DMTN gene encoding dematin produces the protein MERLQKQPLTSPGSVCSSRGSSVPGSPSSIVAKMDNEVLGYKDLAAIPKDKAILDIERPDLMIYEPHFTYSLMEHVELPRSRERSLSPKSMSPPPSPEVIREWLESRPPSSAPVPPSRQGPAPTRSSVQHFHRPETDTTELNIYKKPPIYRQKDHHSSAHHGKHLIEDLIIESSKFPAAQPPDPNQPAKIETDYWPCPPSLAVVETEWRRRMASKRGEEEDEDLTEEMKNLRELQRQELSKVTSNLGKLILKEEMEKSLPIRRKTRSLPDRTPFHTSLHTSSKSSSLPASGRSTLTRLQSAEFGSAGSEKGSPALQNGQRGRMDRGNSLPSMLEQKIYPYEMLMVTNRGRVKLPPGVDRTRLERHLSPEDFLKVFEMSPEEFGKLALWKRNELKKKAFLF